Proteins encoded within one genomic window of Comamonas endophytica:
- a CDS encoding Bug family tripartite tricarboxylate transporter substrate binding protein, translating into MFESSLSRRLLLASAAALMAAPLCAEPAYPSKPIRLVIGYAPGGSVDMVGRVISDILTKHLNATVVVENQAGAAGVVAAQRVVSSKPDGYTLLAGSSNELAGTKAVNTAQKYDPSKDVTPIGLAALAPNMWVAGAHVPVKNIDEFVALVKKNPGKYSYGSPGIGSTPHFSGELIKKSAGLFITHIPYRGSATMTTDLGGGNVDFAIISPLAAAPFLQNGRMKALGVTTASRLPTFKDVPALGEHPALKGYALNGWFALVGPKDLPPEILAKLQGALRAGLGDPAIRQRLEASGAIPAKGDENLAQVIRTDMDKYQDLAKFANISE; encoded by the coding sequence ATGTTTGAATCCTCCCTGTCCCGGCGTCTTCTCCTAGCTTCGGCCGCCGCACTGATGGCTGCACCCCTGTGCGCCGAGCCCGCCTATCCCTCCAAGCCCATCCGCCTGGTCATCGGCTATGCGCCCGGTGGTTCGGTCGACATGGTCGGGCGCGTGATTTCCGACATCCTTACCAAGCATCTCAATGCCACGGTGGTGGTCGAGAACCAGGCCGGCGCCGCAGGTGTGGTCGCGGCCCAGCGCGTGGTCAGCAGCAAGCCTGATGGCTATACGCTGCTGGCGGGTTCGAGCAATGAGCTGGCCGGCACCAAGGCCGTGAACACCGCGCAGAAGTACGATCCGTCCAAGGACGTGACGCCGATCGGCCTAGCGGCGCTGGCGCCCAACATGTGGGTCGCTGGAGCCCATGTGCCGGTGAAGAACATCGATGAGTTCGTCGCGCTGGTGAAGAAGAACCCCGGCAAGTACAGCTACGGCAGCCCGGGCATCGGCTCCACGCCGCATTTCTCGGGCGAGCTGATCAAGAAGAGCGCGGGGCTGTTCATCACCCACATTCCCTACCGCGGCTCGGCGACGATGACCACCGACCTGGGCGGCGGCAATGTCGATTTCGCGATCATCTCGCCGCTGGCCGCCGCGCCTTTCCTGCAAAACGGCCGCATGAAGGCGCTGGGCGTCACGACGGCCAGCCGCCTGCCCACGTTCAAGGACGTGCCGGCGCTGGGCGAGCATCCGGCACTGAAGGGCTATGCGCTCAACGGCTGGTTTGCGCTGGTAGGCCCGAAGGACCTGCCGCCCGAGATCCTGGCCAAGCTGCAGGGCGCACTGCGCGCGGGCCTGGGCGATCCCGCCATCCGCCAGCGCCTGGAAGCCTCGGGCGCGATTCCCGCCAAGGGCGACGAGAACCTGGCGCAGGTCATCCG
- a CDS encoding LysR family transcriptional regulator produces MKALNHLDIFVRTSDNGSLSATARALDMTPAAASAALKRLEAELGVQLFVRSTRSLRLTPQGEQFLAQCRPALAALQQAGEQLAAGGQALRGVLKLSAPSDLGRNVLLPWLDDFQELHPDVDIRLQLADRMANVYSDPVDAALRYGKPPDSSLVALPLASANRRVLCASPGYLARHGTPATPHELSRHRCLCFMLGEEVHDRWRFRQDGDAPLTVRVRGANVSNDSDAVRRWAVLGRGIAYKSGLDVASDLAEGRLQALCTGWSTEAAPLFLVVPGRQQLTPLLRRLREFIAQRCAALGERIAHV; encoded by the coding sequence ATGAAAGCCTTGAACCATCTCGATATCTTCGTGCGCACGTCGGACAACGGCAGCCTGTCCGCTACCGCGCGTGCGCTGGATATGACGCCAGCCGCGGCCAGCGCCGCGCTCAAGCGGCTGGAGGCCGAGCTGGGCGTGCAGCTGTTCGTGCGCTCCACGCGCAGCCTGCGGCTGACACCGCAGGGCGAGCAGTTCCTGGCGCAGTGCCGGCCGGCGCTGGCGGCGCTGCAGCAGGCTGGCGAGCAGCTGGCGGCCGGCGGGCAAGCGCTGCGCGGCGTGCTCAAACTGTCCGCGCCTTCGGATCTGGGGCGCAATGTGCTGCTGCCCTGGCTCGATGACTTCCAGGAACTGCATCCCGATGTCGACATCCGGCTGCAGCTTGCAGACCGCATGGCCAATGTCTACAGCGATCCGGTGGACGCTGCGCTGCGCTATGGCAAACCGCCCGATTCCAGCCTGGTGGCCTTGCCGCTGGCCTCTGCCAACCGCCGCGTGCTGTGCGCGTCGCCCGGGTATCTGGCGCGCCATGGAACGCCGGCGACGCCCCACGAGTTGAGCCGCCATCGCTGTCTTTGCTTCATGCTGGGCGAGGAGGTGCATGACCGCTGGCGCTTCCGGCAGGATGGCGATGCGCCGCTGACGGTACGCGTGCGCGGCGCCAATGTATCCAATGACAGCGATGCAGTGCGCCGCTGGGCGGTGCTTGGCAGGGGCATTGCCTACAAGTCAGGCCTGGATGTCGCAAGCGACTTGGCCGAGGGCCGGCTGCAGGCGCTGTGCACCGGCTGGAGCACCGAAGCCGCGCCGCTGTTTCTCGTGGTTCCCGGCCGCCAGCAGCTGACTCCGCTGCTGCGGCGCCTGCGCGAGTTCATTGCCCAGCGCTGTGCAGCGTTGGGCGAGCGCATCGCCCACGTCTGA
- a CDS encoding zinc-binding alcohol dehydrogenase family protein — MKAIGYRTPGPIDQPGALLDITLPDPVARGRDLLVEVKAISVNPVDTKVRRSAAPDAGQDYKVLGWDASGIVKAVGPEVTLFQPGDRVWYAGSIVRQGTNSELHLVDERIVGHAPESLDFAQAAALPLTAITAWEMLFDRLGVAPGKQPDGRTLLIIGAAGGVGSILTQLAARLTNLTVIATASRPETQAWVRELGAHHVIDHRQPLAEELRRIGFPSVDLIASLTQTESHLAQIVEAIAPQGKLALIDDPQALDIMPFKRKSVSVHWELMFTRSLFGTEDMQAQHRLLDEVAELVDAGLVRSTLAEHYGSINAANLQRAHALIESGRSRGKVVLENWE, encoded by the coding sequence ATGAAAGCCATTGGCTACCGGACGCCCGGCCCCATCGACCAGCCAGGCGCGCTGCTCGACATCACCCTGCCCGACCCCGTGGCCCGCGGCCGCGACCTGTTGGTCGAGGTCAAGGCGATCTCCGTCAACCCGGTCGACACCAAGGTGCGGCGCAGCGCGGCGCCCGATGCCGGCCAGGACTACAAGGTGCTGGGCTGGGACGCCAGCGGCATCGTCAAGGCCGTGGGCCCTGAGGTCACGCTGTTCCAGCCCGGAGACCGCGTCTGGTACGCTGGCTCCATCGTGCGCCAGGGCACCAACAGCGAACTGCATCTGGTGGACGAACGCATCGTCGGGCATGCACCCGAATCACTTGATTTCGCGCAGGCAGCCGCTCTGCCACTCACGGCCATCACCGCCTGGGAGATGCTGTTCGACCGCCTTGGCGTCGCGCCCGGCAAGCAGCCTGATGGCAGGACGCTGCTGATCATCGGCGCCGCGGGCGGCGTGGGCTCCATCCTCACGCAGCTGGCCGCGCGGCTCACCAACCTCACCGTCATCGCCACCGCTTCGCGCCCCGAAACGCAGGCCTGGGTACGGGAGCTGGGTGCGCACCATGTGATCGACCATCGCCAGCCCCTGGCCGAGGAGCTGCGCCGCATCGGGTTCCCGTCGGTGGACCTGATCGCCAGCCTGACGCAGACCGAGTCGCATCTGGCGCAGATCGTCGAAGCCATCGCGCCCCAGGGCAAGCTCGCGCTGATCGACGATCCCCAGGCGCTGGACATCATGCCCTTCAAGCGCAAGTCGGTGTCGGTGCACTGGGAGCTGATGTTCACGCGCTCGCTGTTCGGCACCGAGGACATGCAGGCGCAGCACCGGTTGCTCGACGAAGTCGCCGAGCTGGTCGATGCCGGCCTGGTGCGCAGCACGCTGGCCGAGCACTACGGCAGCATCAACGCAGCCAATCTCCAGCGTGCCCATGCGCTGATCGAGTCGGGCCGTTCGCGCGGCAAGGTGGTGCTGGAAAACTGGGAATGA
- a CDS encoding DUF561 domain-containing protein gives MSNWPDSRILDLLGIQVPILQAPMAGPSMHEMAIAVGQAGGLASLPCAMLGAAQVRSEVALIRAQTDAPLNLNFFCHGSPTPDPAREAAWRERLRPYYVELGLDPDMEVPASSRNPFDEASCALVEELRPAVVSFHFGLPSSELLARVRAAGAKVLSSATTVAEARWLEARSVDAVIAQGVEAGGHRGMFLTDDVGTQLGTFALVPQIVDAVRVPVIAAGGIMDGRGMSAALTLGASAVQLGTAYLFTPEARLGPVHQAVLRSPAAETTALTRLFTGRPARGIVNRLMSELGPLSPLAPAFPLAGGALAPLRSASEARGAGDFTPLWAGQGAPMGRDGGAQALTESIAAQAQALMQRQGSGQA, from the coding sequence ATGTCCAACTGGCCCGACTCCCGCATTCTCGATCTCCTCGGCATCCAGGTGCCGATCCTGCAGGCCCCGATGGCCGGGCCTTCGATGCATGAGATGGCGATCGCCGTCGGCCAGGCAGGAGGCCTGGCCTCCCTGCCCTGCGCGATGCTGGGTGCGGCACAGGTACGCAGCGAGGTCGCACTGATACGCGCGCAGACCGATGCGCCGCTGAACCTCAATTTCTTTTGCCACGGCAGCCCCACGCCCGACCCGGCGCGCGAGGCCGCCTGGCGCGAGCGGCTGCGCCCTTACTACGTGGAGCTCGGGCTGGATCCAGACATGGAAGTGCCGGCATCGAGCCGCAACCCGTTTGACGAAGCCAGTTGCGCGCTGGTGGAGGAGCTGCGTCCGGCGGTGGTGAGCTTTCATTTCGGGCTGCCCTCCTCCGAGCTGCTGGCGCGCGTGCGTGCAGCGGGCGCCAAGGTGCTGTCGTCGGCAACCACCGTGGCGGAAGCACGCTGGCTCGAGGCACGGAGCGTGGATGCGGTCATTGCCCAGGGCGTGGAAGCCGGCGGGCACCGCGGCATGTTTCTCACGGACGACGTCGGCACCCAGCTCGGCACCTTCGCGCTGGTGCCGCAGATCGTCGATGCAGTGCGCGTGCCGGTGATCGCGGCCGGCGGCATCATGGACGGGCGCGGCATGTCGGCGGCGCTGACCCTGGGCGCATCGGCGGTGCAGCTGGGTACGGCCTATCTCTTCACGCCCGAAGCGCGGCTGGGCCCCGTGCACCAGGCGGTGCTGCGCAGCCCCGCAGCCGAGACCACGGCGCTCACGCGCCTGTTCACCGGACGGCCGGCGCGCGGCATCGTCAACCGGCTGATGTCCGAGCTGGGTCCGCTGTCACCACTGGCACCCGCGTTTCCGCTGGCCGGCGGGGCACTGGCCCCCCTGCGCAGCGCCAGCGAGGCGCGGGGCGCGGGCGACTTCACGCCGCTGTGGGCGGGCCAGGGTGCGCCCATGGGCCGCGACGGCGGCGCGCAGGCTCTGACCGAAAGCATCGCCGCGCAGGCGCAGGCACTGATGCAGCGCCAGGGCAGCGGTCAGGCATAA
- a CDS encoding DUF2243 domain-containing protein — translation MTHRRPLLAAGILMGAGMGGFVDGIVFHQILQWHNMLSGVLPPTNLVDAKINMVWDGLFHAAVWLMTFAGLWMLVRASGRSSMPWSPRLFWGAWFMGWGLFNFLEGGINHLILGIHHVNEYAPNPLAYDLVFQASGVALVLLGWLVRPSPTAAEAGRRG, via the coding sequence ATGACGCACCGCAGACCGCTGCTGGCCGCCGGCATCCTGATGGGTGCGGGCATGGGCGGATTCGTCGACGGCATCGTGTTCCACCAGATCCTGCAGTGGCACAACATGCTGTCGGGCGTGTTGCCGCCCACCAATCTCGTGGATGCGAAGATCAACATGGTATGGGACGGCCTGTTCCACGCCGCGGTGTGGCTCATGACCTTTGCCGGGCTGTGGATGCTGGTGCGGGCGTCGGGCCGCAGCAGCATGCCCTGGTCGCCGCGCCTGTTCTGGGGTGCCTGGTTCATGGGTTGGGGCCTGTTCAATTTCCTCGAAGGCGGCATCAACCATCTGATCCTGGGCATCCACCATGTCAACGAGTACGCGCCGAATCCGCTGGCCTATGACCTGGTGTTCCAGGCTTCGGGCGTGGCGCTGGTGTTGCTGGGCTGGCTGGTGCGCCCATCGCCCACGGCGGCGGAGGCAGGTCGGCGGGGCTGA
- a CDS encoding DUF4105 domain-containing protein has product MTAANWLRPVRFLLRGCLQLLAALALAWEVLAIAHFPLLAAPWRWALAAAVAAFSLWGLWISRRRWPKAAVLALWFGCWLAWTSVQPSLDRNWRPEVAVMPRIAVYGDRIRITGYRNFDYRSPDEFTPRFETRELRLSQLRSLDFFLSYWHPGPVGHTFLSFNFDGAAPVSISIETRPEVGEGFDPLASLFSHFELIYVVGDERDLVRVRSNYRKEDVYLYRTNVGSDAARRLFLVYAERIDALAERAEFYHLLSNNCTINILRYANRIGREGRLDIRHVLNGFSDRYLYRAGIIDTSLPFEELRARSHINAAAQAADQAPDFSARIRTGRPLPATVLP; this is encoded by the coding sequence ATGACCGCAGCGAATTGGCTTCGCCCCGTTCGATTCCTGCTGCGCGGATGCCTTCAGCTGCTCGCGGCGCTGGCACTGGCCTGGGAGGTGCTGGCCATCGCGCATTTCCCGCTGCTGGCCGCGCCCTGGCGCTGGGCGCTGGCCGCAGCCGTGGCGGCATTTTCCCTCTGGGGCCTGTGGATCAGCCGGCGGCGCTGGCCCAAGGCAGCGGTGCTGGCGCTGTGGTTTGGCTGCTGGCTGGCGTGGACGTCGGTGCAGCCCTCGCTGGACCGAAACTGGCGTCCGGAGGTGGCGGTCATGCCGCGCATCGCCGTGTATGGCGACCGCATCCGCATCACCGGCTACCGCAACTTCGACTACCGCAGCCCGGACGAATTCACGCCGCGCTTCGAGACGCGCGAGCTGCGCCTGTCGCAGCTGCGCTCGCTGGACTTCTTCCTTTCCTACTGGCACCCCGGGCCGGTGGGGCATACCTTCCTGAGCTTCAACTTCGATGGTGCCGCGCCGGTCAGCATCTCCATCGAGACCCGGCCGGAGGTGGGCGAAGGCTTCGACCCGCTGGCCTCGCTGTTCAGCCACTTCGAGCTCATCTATGTGGTGGGCGACGAGCGCGATCTGGTGCGCGTGCGCAGCAACTACCGCAAGGAGGATGTGTACCTGTACCGCACCAATGTCGGCTCGGATGCGGCGCGCCGGCTGTTCCTGGTCTATGCCGAACGCATCGACGCGCTGGCCGAGCGTGCGGAGTTCTACCACCTGCTCAGCAACAACTGCACCATCAATATCCTGCGCTACGCCAACCGCATCGGGCGCGAGGGGCGGCTCGACATACGGCATGTGCTCAATGGCTTCAGCGACCGTTATCTGTACCGTGCCGGCATCATCGACACCTCGCTGCCATTCGAAGAACTGCGCGCGCGTTCGCACATCAACGCCGCGGCGCAGGCGGCGGACCAGGCGCCGGATTTTTCGGCGCGCATACGCACGGGGCGGCCGCTGCCTGCGACGGTGCTGCCATGA